Proteins found in one Angustibacter sp. Root456 genomic segment:
- a CDS encoding PilN domain-containing protein — MSQVAQSQTVQTVVTPVLQRVARVNLLPSEIEEARRLRRTQAGLAAGLGVVVLAVAGVYALQVQSKNHAADELAATKTDTVRLQAQQAKYADVPRTIAAIDAAETARSTAMANDVEWFRTLNNFSLTLPKNVWFTNVSLALSGSGSTAAAPAAPTGGTTSAAPTTPAAPATPSSPAANAPATGIGVLTVQGSALDHPDVATWLDVLARQPGMSDAYFSTSARAKVGTKTIVNFVSTATITSDALSHRYDRKQG, encoded by the coding sequence ATGAGCCAGGTGGCGCAGAGCCAGACCGTGCAGACGGTCGTCACGCCCGTTCTCCAGCGGGTGGCGCGGGTCAACCTGCTGCCGTCCGAGATCGAGGAGGCGCGCCGCCTGCGGCGCACCCAGGCCGGTCTGGCCGCGGGCCTCGGCGTCGTCGTCCTGGCGGTGGCGGGGGTCTACGCCCTGCAGGTGCAGAGCAAGAACCACGCCGCCGACGAGCTGGCCGCGACCAAGACCGACACCGTGCGCCTGCAGGCGCAGCAGGCCAAGTACGCCGACGTGCCGCGCACCATTGCGGCGATCGACGCCGCCGAGACGGCGCGCTCGACGGCCATGGCCAACGACGTCGAGTGGTTCCGGACCCTCAACAACTTCTCGTTGACCCTGCCGAAGAACGTCTGGTTCACGAACGTGAGCCTCGCGCTGAGCGGTTCCGGCTCGACAGCGGCCGCTCCGGCAGCACCCACGGGTGGCACCACCTCGGCGGCCCCGACCACGCCGGCGGCGCCGGCCACGCCGTCGTCCCCCGCGGCGAACGCTCCGGCCACGGGCATCGGCGTCCTCACGGTGCAGGGATCTGCGCTCGACCACCCGGACGTCGCCACCTGGCTCGACGTGCTCGCGCGTCAGCCCGGGATGTCCGACGCCTACTTCTCGACCTCGGCGAGGGCCAAGGTCGGCACCAAGACGATCGTCAACTTCGTGTCGACCGCGACCATCACGTCGGACGCGCTGTCGCACCGCTACGACCGGAAGCAGGGCTGA
- a CDS encoding type 4a pilus biogenesis protein PilO codes for MTKSRVWSLGAGLLAVLMLVASWFLLISPQRSEAASLRDQVTQQQQFNDQIKLKTQELKAQFASLPARQAQLAEIKQEMPENPALPSLVRDLSSYADDAGVVLVSVAPSAPQPLTAGASSTAAAAATAPIQQIQTSIVTTGSYAELTLYLQKLQSKMRRAILVDNIQVGKASSDGAAKDDLQMTLVGKVFVLDSKAAAQAAQAATSAATTNGTAS; via the coding sequence ATGACCAAGTCCCGTGTCTGGAGCCTCGGGGCCGGCCTGCTGGCGGTGCTGATGCTCGTGGCCTCCTGGTTCCTGCTCATCTCCCCGCAGCGATCCGAGGCGGCCTCCCTGCGTGACCAGGTCACGCAGCAGCAGCAGTTCAACGACCAGATCAAGCTGAAGACCCAGGAGCTCAAGGCGCAGTTCGCCTCGCTCCCGGCTCGACAGGCCCAGCTGGCCGAGATCAAGCAGGAGATGCCCGAGAACCCCGCCCTGCCGTCCCTCGTGCGCGACCTGTCGTCGTACGCGGATGATGCCGGAGTGGTGCTCGTCAGCGTCGCTCCGTCGGCGCCGCAGCCCCTCACCGCTGGTGCCTCCTCGACGGCGGCGGCAGCGGCCACCGCACCGATCCAGCAGATCCAGACGTCCATCGTCACCACCGGGTCGTACGCCGAGCTGACGCTCTACCTGCAGAAGCTGCAGAGCAAGATGCGCCGGGCGATCCTGGTCGACAACATCCAGGTCGGCAAGGCGTCGAGTGACGGTGCCGCCAAGGACGACCTGCAGATGACGCTGGTCGGCAAGGTGTTCGTGCTCGACTCCAAGGCCGCCGCTCAGGCGGCTCAGGCGGCGACCAGCGCCGCGACGACCAACGGCACCGCGAGCTGA
- the pilM gene encoding type IV pilus assembly protein PilM, with product MAGRSAIGLDIGTSGVRAAELSFGKRGVTLEKFGQVALPDGAVRDGEVADAHAVAAALKQLWSHTGFSHKQVVLGVANQRVIVRQVDLPALPERELRASLPFQVQDFLPMPVEQAVLDFHAVEEVSEPGQPRMLRGLLVAAVRDMVLSNVNAAQKAGLRVTSVDLTPFAVLRSLGAFGAADADTVALVDVGSRVSNIVVHRAGAPLFVRILLMGGQDVTDAVADTLGMTRAQAEALKQNPNLSGIDHEQQLSAGRALESTAAAFVDEVRSSLDYFSSSAPAGARLQRLVLSGGGSRLHGLADRLEAATRLPVTVGNPLSSVAVGRTGLSDEQINFVQPLVAVPVGLALGADR from the coding sequence GTGGCTGGACGGTCCGCGATCGGTCTCGACATCGGGACGTCGGGCGTGCGCGCTGCTGAGCTGTCGTTCGGCAAGCGCGGTGTGACGCTCGAGAAGTTCGGGCAGGTCGCGCTGCCCGACGGCGCAGTGCGTGACGGTGAGGTCGCCGACGCCCACGCCGTTGCCGCAGCACTCAAGCAGCTGTGGTCGCACACCGGCTTCTCGCACAAGCAGGTCGTGCTGGGAGTGGCCAACCAGCGCGTCATCGTGCGCCAGGTCGACCTCCCCGCGCTGCCTGAGCGTGAGCTGAGGGCCTCGCTGCCGTTCCAGGTGCAGGACTTCCTGCCCATGCCCGTGGAGCAGGCAGTACTCGACTTCCACGCCGTCGAGGAGGTGAGCGAGCCGGGCCAGCCGCGCATGCTGCGGGGCCTGCTCGTGGCCGCCGTCCGCGACATGGTGCTGTCGAACGTCAACGCGGCCCAGAAGGCCGGCCTGCGGGTCACATCAGTCGACCTCACGCCGTTCGCCGTCCTGCGCTCCCTCGGTGCCTTCGGCGCGGCTGACGCCGACACCGTCGCGCTCGTGGACGTCGGCTCGCGGGTGAGCAACATCGTCGTCCACCGTGCGGGTGCGCCGCTGTTCGTGCGCATCCTGCTCATGGGTGGGCAGGACGTCACGGACGCCGTCGCCGACACCCTCGGCATGACCCGCGCGCAGGCCGAGGCGCTGAAGCAGAACCCCAACCTCAGCGGTATCGACCACGAGCAGCAGCTCTCCGCCGGTCGCGCGCTCGAGAGCACGGCGGCCGCCTTCGTCGACGAGGTCCGCAGCTCGCTCGACTACTTCTCCTCGTCCGCGCCGGCTGGCGCGCGCCTGCAGCGGCTCGTGCTGAGCGGTGGCGGCTCGCGTCTGCACGGCCTGGCCGACCGGCTCGAGGCGGCGACGCGGCTGCCCGTCACCGTCGGCAACCCGCTCAGCAGCGTCGCCGTGGGCCGCACCGGCCTCAGCGACGAGCAGATCAACTTCGTCCAGCCGCTGGTCGCCGTGCCGGTGGGTCTCGCGTTGGGAGCTGACCGATGA